A region of [Bacteroides] pectinophilus DNA encodes the following proteins:
- a CDS encoding sigma-70 family RNA polymerase sigma factor, with product MNMNPEKKDRVLSRYCGNGMEGLRKLCNPLIARLGGITQADYDDFYSIALEVLSQSVERYDENTGCTFAAYYIGNVERRYINELRRRNTKGRRSEYGMVDSLDRCVGEDGLRLADTIASDFDVFDEVMEHEGCNSDSMMIYLSRLSIIQRAVLIMMAEGYSSDEIKEALAIDARQYRESIAAIRAYENIRVLM from the coding sequence ATGAATATGAATCCAGAGAAGAAGGACAGGGTGCTGTCACGATATTGTGGTAACGGCATGGAGGGCTTGAGGAAGCTGTGTAATCCGCTTATAGCAAGGCTTGGAGGAATCACACAGGCAGATTATGATGATTTTTACAGCATAGCACTTGAGGTACTCAGCCAGAGTGTTGAACGGTATGATGAGAACACAGGATGTACATTTGCAGCATATTATATAGGGAATGTTGAGCGCAGATATATTAACGAGCTCAGAAGACGTAATACGAAGGGCAGAAGAAGTGAATATGGTATGGTTGACAGTCTGGACAGGTGTGTCGGCGAGGACGGATTAAGGCTGGCAGATACTATAGCATCGGATTTTGATGTGTTTGACGAGGTTATGGAGCATGAAGGCTGCAATTCGGACAGCATGATGATATATCTGAGCCGCCTTTCCATCATACAGAGAGCCGTGCTGATTATGATGGCAGAGGGCTATTCTTCAGATGAGATAAAAGAGGCACTGGCTATAGATGCCAGACAATATAGGGAAAGCATTGCGGCGATACGTGCATATGAGAATATACGCGTGCTTATGTGA
- a CDS encoding folate family ECF transporter S component: MKKFVTMLSESAKELRSTRNLTLCAMFAAIAVVLGYFTIQISSFLKIGFSGIPNQIVSCLFGPAAGAMFGGALDIIKYIIKPTGAYFPGFTISAIVAGLIYGSFYYKKNPGFMRVLAASFLVNVIVNIGLNTLWLAIMYNYDGVKYLAVLQTRAIKNIVMTPVDAIVFWTVMRPVGAIISELMPGRLTKEHSKITAAIFSSGK, encoded by the coding sequence ATGAAAAAATTTGTAACAATGCTGTCAGAATCAGCTAAGGAACTCAGAAGTACACGCAATCTTACGTTGTGTGCCATGTTTGCGGCAATAGCTGTTGTGCTTGGATATTTTACAATCCAGATTTCAAGCTTCCTTAAGATTGGTTTCTCAGGAATACCGAATCAGATTGTGTCATGTCTGTTTGGTCCGGCTGCGGGTGCCATGTTTGGCGGGGCGCTTGATATAATTAAGTATATCATTAAGCCTACAGGTGCATACTTTCCGGGATTTACAATCAGTGCAATAGTGGCAGGACTTATATACGGTTCATTCTATTATAAGAAGAATCCGGGATTCATGCGCGTGCTTGCTGCATCATTTCTTGTTAATGTCATTGTTAACATCGGACTTAACACATTATGGCTTGCAATTATGTACAATTATGACGGCGTAAAGTATCTTGCCGTGCTTCAGACAAGAGCAATCAAGAATATAGTTATGACACCGGTAGATGCCATCGTATTCTGGACAGTCATGAGACCGGTAGGTGCGATAATCAGTGAACTTATGCCTGGACGCCTTACTAAGGAACACAGTAAAATAACAGCCGCTATATTCAGCAGCGGTAAGTAA